The following are from one region of the Capsicum annuum cultivar UCD-10X-F1 chromosome 1, UCD10Xv1.1, whole genome shotgun sequence genome:
- the LOC107853925 gene encoding F-box/kelch-repeat protein SKIP25, whose translation MNNSTTVTISAAAAAAGAAIKRRKKLNQYQSLIPGLPDDIAQICLSHVQPSTLYSVCHSWRRLVYSSSFPCFLSVYSLLKPSQSEKNSVDFANFDPVSAKWTLLPPPPLNPPLRILLRHPSFISRHLPIQSVSVSGNFVLLAATTDPLLPALSNPLVFNPRTGKWSNGPQLATPRRWCAAGASHGVVYVASGVGSHYNPEVARSVEKWDMNRNNRNHIWEKMNCLKDGKFSREAIEAVGWRGKLCMVNVKGDAAKEGIIYDVESDTWQEMPEGMLMGWKGPAAAMEEEIIYTVDESKGALRKYDHRRDCWLDILENEMLKGARHMAAAGGRVCVVSGGGEGIVVVDVVAELPRLVVVETPVGFQVLDVHILPRISQLDSE comes from the coding sequence ATGAACAACTCCACCACAGTCACTATTTCAGCCGCTGCTGCCGCCGCCGGAGCTGCCATCAAACGCCGGAAAAAACTCAATCAATATCAGTCCTTGATTCCTGGACTTCCAGATGATATAGCTCAAATTTGTCTATCTCATGTTCAACCTTCCACTCTTTACTCCGTTTGCCATTCTTGGCGCCGCCTTGTTTATTCTTCTTCCTTTCCTTGTTTCTTATCCGTATACTCTCTACTAAAGCCTTCACAATCTGAAAAAAACTCCGTAGATTTTGCAAATTTCGATCCGGTTTCAGCTAAATGGACTCTACTTCCTCCTCCTCCGCTTAATCCACCTCTCCGTATCCTTCTCCGTCACCCTTCCTTCATTTCCCGTCACCTTCCTATTCAATCTGTAAGCGTTTCGGGTAACTTTGTCCTCCTTGCCGCGACTACTGATCCTTTGTTGCCGGCTTTATCTAATCCACTTGTATTCAACCCGAGAACCGGCAAGTGGTCTAATGGTCCCCAACTCGCGACTCCACGACGCTGGTGCGCTGCTGGGGCATCCCACGGCGTCGTGTACGTCGCGAGTGGGGTTGGGTCTCACTATAACCCCGAGGTTGCTCGGTCAGTTGAGAAGTGGGACATGAATAGAAACAACCGTAACCATATTTGGGAAAAAATGAACTGTCTTAAAGATGGGAAATTCAGTAGAGAGGCAATTGAGGCTGTTGGATGGAGAGGGAAGTTATGTATGGTTAACGTGAAAGGCGATGCAGCAAAGGAAGGGATAATCTACGACGTCGAAAGCGACACGTGGCAGGAGATGCCGGAGGGGATGTTAATGGGATGGAAGGGTCCCGCGGCCGCGATGGAGGAGGAAATTATTTATACGGTGGATGAATCGAAAGGAGCATTGAGAAAGTATGATCATAGAAGAGATTGCTGGTTAGATATTTTGGAGAATGAAATGCTTAAAGGTGCGCGACATATGGCTGCTGCCGGTGGTAGAGTGTGCGTGGTTAGTGGTGGTGGAGAGGGGATAGTGGTGGTGGATGTGGTGGCGGAGCTGCCGCGTTTGGTTGTTGTGGAAACTCCGGTGGGGTTTCAGGTTTTGGACGTACATATTTTGCCTAGGATCAGCCAATTGGATTCTGAATGA